AGCAGGGCGCTAATGCCGAAGCGGGCGGCCAGATCGGCGCAGCGTGCCGGATCCTTGACCTCATCCTGGATAATCTGCGCCGTGGTGCGGCCGGTATCCTCTTCGCCAGGGCTGAGCAGATCGGTGTTGTTCCGCTGCCACTCGTCGCTGACCAGCTTCTGCAGCTGCTCAAATGAGAGACGGGTGACGCGGGCGAAGGTGCTCTCCCGCGTGCCTTTTAGCAGGGTAAGCTCACCGGCCAGCGCTCTGGCGAGGGCCGATTTGCCGCTGCCGTTGGTGCCGACAAAGGCCCAGCTCTCTCCGGCGCGCAGGGTAAGGTCGCTGATAGCGAGCGTGCGTGTATCGCTAAGACGAAACGTGCCTTGCGAAATATGCAATAACGACATGACGTATCCCATTTTTTGCAGCAGTAGTGCACAGAAATACGTGCTGCCGACGGGATTGTCAATGCCAGCGGCTTAGCAGAGGGTGGCGACGATAACCCGGTCAGCGCTGAAGTAGGCGATCGCGTCGCTCTCTACCACCAGTTGGTCCGCCTGCTCCCGCGCGACGGTGGCACACAGCGTCTGCCCGTCCGGCAGGGTCATCAGCACTTCACTCTGCACCTCGCCGTGTTCAATATGGCTGATGCGTCCCGGCAGCTGGTTATCGGCCCCGGCGGCAGCGGCGCTCTCCTGGGTGATGTTCACCCACGGCGCTTTTAACAGCACCAGCACCTCTTTGCCTTCGTCCAGCCCGAGACGCTCGCCGCTGCGGGCGGTCAGGGCAACCTTCAGCCGGGTCGTGCCATCCGCCAGCAGAACGCCGACGTGCTGCTGGACGTGGGAATTATCCCGGCCGGTGACCGTGCCGAACCATTGATTACGGGCGCTGGTCTGCAATGAGAAGCGGGAGATGGCCGCCAGCAGGCTGTTGAGGGGCAGGGCGTCGTCATCACTGAGCACGTCGAAAGCTTTCTGCTGGATCTGCGCCAGCAGCTCGTAGAGTTGGATCAGTCGCTGGCCGTAGCGTGTCAGCTGCGCGCCGCCGCCGCCTTTACCGCCGGTTGCGCGGTCAACCAGCGGCTGCTCGCTGAGCTGGTTCATCTCGTTGATGGCGTCCCAGGCGCTTTTATAGCTGATGCCGGCGTTCTTTGCGCCCTGGCTTATGGAGCCGGTCTGTTCTATCTGTTTGAGGAGAGCAATGCGTCGGGGATCGGCAAACAGCCGCTGCTGGAGCCGGAGGGTAAGGAGGATTTCAGCCTGCATAGTCAATCCTTGCAAAAGGGGTATTGTGCCGTAAATGCGCACCGGCGCAATGGGCATCGCACAAAAGGGACGTGTAATTCCGCGCGACCAGGTTAGAATGATAACTTCACTATATCTGGAGTAGACCATGTTAGAGTTATTGAAAAGTCTGGTATTCGCGGTGATCATGGTACCCGTGGTGATGGCCATCATTCTGGGGGCAATTTACGGCCTCGGCGAAGTGTTCAACATTTTTTCCGGCATTGGTCACAAAGATCGGTCCAGAGAGTCCCGCTAGTTTCTTAAAAACGCCCGCAGCCGCGGGCGTTTTGCTATTCAAGCTTTTTTATCCGTTGCCGATATCTGTTTTATACCGGGGTTACCGCTTAAGCGGTACAAATTATCCCTGTAAAAACCCGAGGGTTATCGTTATATTGTGAAGTATATAACGATACTTACAGGAGTCAGATATGGCACGTTCGGGATTACGCTTGTTAGCAGGCGCAACATTAACGCTCACGCTGGCAGGGCAGGCTCTGGCGGATGAGGGGAAAATCACGGTATTTGCTGCCGCGTCGCTGACCAATGCGATGCAGGATATCGCTACCGCCTATACGAAAGAGAAAAAAGTTAAGATTGTCTCTTCGTTTGCCTCCTCCTCAACGCTGGCGCGCCAGATTGAGGCCGGTGCGCCTGCCGATCTCTTTATCTCTGCCGATCAGAAGTGGATGGATTACGCGGTAGAGAAGAAAGCGATTGATGCTGCCAGCCGTGAAACGCTGCTCGGTAACAGTCTGGTGGTGGTCGCCCCAAAAGCAAGCGCCCAGGGCGAGATCGCAATCAATGATAAAACCAACTGGACCCGCCTGCTGAAGGGGGGTCGTCTGGCGGTAGGCGATCCAGAGCACGTTCCGGCAGGCATCTACGCCAAAGAGGCGTTACAGAAGCTGGGCGCCTGGGATACGCTGTCGCCGAAGCTCGCTCCGGCAGAGGACGTCCGTGGCGCACTGGCGCTGGTAGAGCGCAACGAAGCCCCGCTGGGCATTGTCTACGGCTCTGATGCAGTCGCCAGCAAGGGTGTGAAGGTGGTCGGCACCTTCCCGGAAGATTCGCATAAAAAGGTGGAATACCCGCTGGCTATCATCGACGGGCATAAAAACGCCACGGTAAGCGCGTTTTATGACTATCTGAAAGGCCCGCAGGCTTCTGAGATCTTTAAACGTTACGGATTTACGACGCACGAATGATATTGACCGATCCCGAATGGCAGGCGGTATTGCTGAGCCTGAAAGTCTCCTCCCTGGCTGTTTTCTTCAGCTTGCCCTTTGGGATCTTCTTTGCCTGGCTGCTGGTCCGCTGTACGTTTCCAGGCAAAGCCTTGCTCGATAGTCTGCTGCACCTCCCGCTCGTGCTGCCTCCCGTGGTGGTGGGTTACCTGCTGCTGATTGCGATGGGTCGCCGGGGGGTTATCGGCGAGTGGCTCTACGACTGGTTCGGCCTGACCTTTGCCTTTAGCTGGCGTGGCGCGGTGCTGGCAGCGGCGGTAATGTCGTTCCCGCTGA
Above is a genomic segment from Enterobacter sp. C2 containing:
- the modA gene encoding molybdate ABC transporter substrate-binding protein, whose amino-acid sequence is MARSGLRLLAGATLTLTLAGQALADEGKITVFAAASLTNAMQDIATAYTKEKKVKIVSSFASSSTLARQIEAGAPADLFISADQKWMDYAVEKKAIDAASRETLLGNSLVVVAPKASAQGEIAINDKTNWTRLLKGGRLAVGDPEHVPAGIYAKEALQKLGAWDTLSPKLAPAEDVRGALALVERNEAPLGIVYGSDAVASKGVKVVGTFPEDSHKKVEYPLAIIDGHKNATVSAFYDYLKGPQASEIFKRYGFTTHE
- a CDS encoding AcrZ family multidrug efflux pump-associated protein — translated: MLELLKSLVFAVIMVPVVMAIILGAIYGLGEVFNIFSGIGHKDRSRESR
- the modE gene encoding molybdenum-dependent transcriptional regulator, translated to MQAEILLTLRLQQRLFADPRRIALLKQIEQTGSISQGAKNAGISYKSAWDAINEMNQLSEQPLVDRATGGKGGGGAQLTRYGQRLIQLYELLAQIQQKAFDVLSDDDALPLNSLLAAISRFSLQTSARNQWFGTVTGRDNSHVQQHVGVLLADGTTRLKVALTARSGERLGLDEGKEVLVLLKAPWVNITQESAAAAGADNQLPGRISHIEHGEVQSEVLMTLPDGQTLCATVAREQADQLVVESDAIAYFSADRVIVATLC